From Antedon mediterranea chromosome 9, ecAntMedi1.1, whole genome shotgun sequence, a single genomic window includes:
- the LOC140058952 gene encoding uncharacterized protein has product MVLHRKYLFESTTKAYKMTTLPRLSTKETPFNICMPQEHTYFRRSHTCVQRTHPLSKSWGGTSSMLAHDNTQSLPKGGTLPRINPLRPPCIKRTVDLETTDAHYANHSRTNIMKRAEYDRFHTGWAKPFYGNKVEQENYRKNIREVLKGQISGKDEIEQQQLKDKVRESEDAVNFDRKCLDEDKEAYKKRISFLMQFRDENKRLIESREEQRRIDFKCRHRKEQELLRFNPVNWSQTLR; this is encoded by the exons ATGGTTCTTCAtcgtaaatatttatttgaaagtACTACAAAAG CATACAAGATGACCACTTTGCCCAGATTGTCCACAAAGGAGACGCCTTTCAACATCTGTATGCCGCAGGAGCACACATACTTTAGACGCTCTCACACATGTGTCCAAAGAACGCACCCTTTATCAAAGTCATGGGGCGGTACAAGTTCCATGCTCGCACATGATAATACACAATCTCTGCCTAAAGGAGGCACACTTCCGAGGATTAACCCACTTCGTCCGCCATGCATAAAGCGTACCGTCGATTTGGAAACAACAGACGCCCATTACGCGAACCACAGTCGTACCAACATCATGAAACGTGCCGAGTATGACCGTTTTCATACGGGATGGGCTAAACCATTTTATGGTAATAAAGTTGAACAAGAAAATTACAG GAAAAATATTAGAGAAGTTTTAAAAGGGCAAATATCTGGAAAAGACGAGATTGAGCAACAACAGTTGAAAGACAAAGTTAGAGAAAGTGAAGATGCTGTAAATTTTGATAGAAAATGTCTTGACGAAGACAAAGAAGCGTACAAGAAAAGAATCTCCTTCCTCATGCAGTTTCGAGATGAAAATAAAAGG CTGATTGAATCTCGAGAGGAGCAAAGGCGAATAGACTTCAAGTGTCGGCATCGGAAAGAGCAGGAATTACTGCGGTTCAACCCGGTCAACTGGAGCCAGACGCTAAGGTGA
- the LOC140058951 gene encoding transmembrane protein 116-like, which produces MGMYLESEASTENPNIFYTNQLEVISYIQICTSLLSIFGAGSVILVVLGKRKVRSQDVYPLFNLCLADLLASLFIFSSAVTYTKHTTGGTVSESCAITTGFAAGFYMSSFSLSALYAYEVYLRVKSRLQSKRYSISSLSTTWYHRFNLKYLCYVLSWVVPVAGSVALMITVQDEGSGDSIDDPCANYECLLMFHQQNDLCLNSSRLGDEGRIVAKVLFIVPLILAMVAILVIYILTFKLFRKVQKSGGVFSTKQHEAVTDVRNKGLMYSAVFTFCWIPALVLGVISLSDHVEVQNIYWLVIVQCLTATLQGFLNCVIYGWNRRNFRAVKSRKDSYISVKYSTRNNNSYGSLQDASDPT; this is translated from the exons ATGGGAATGTATCTTGAATCGGAAGCTTCAACAGAAAatccaaatatattttatacgaATCAG ctGGAAGTAATCAGCTACATACAGATTTGTACCAGTCTTCTCAG TATTTTCGGTGCTGGTTCCGTCATCCTTGTTGTGTTAGGAAAAAGGAAAGTTCGATCACAAGAT GTATATCCACTGTTCAACCTTTGTCTGGCAGACCTCTTGGCTTCCTTATTTATATTTTCCAGTGCTGTGACGTATACCAAACATACTACAGGTGGTACAGTTTCTGAATCGTGTGCAATAACAACCGGCTTTGCTGCg GGGTTCTACATGAGTTCTTTTTCTCTGTCTGCTCTTTATGCATATGAGGTGTATCTCCGTGTTAAAAGTCGGCTCCAATCAAAAAGATATTCCATTTCATCTCTGTCG acGACATGGTACCATAGATTCAACCTgaaatatttatgttatgttttgtCTTGGGTGGTGCCCGTAGCCGGCTCTGTTGCACTCATGATTACGGTGCAAGATGAAGGAAGTGGAGACTCTATTGATGATCCTTGCGCAAATTATGA ATGTTTACTGATGTTTCACCAACAGAACGACCTGTGCTTA AATTCCAGTCGTCTTGGAGATGAGGGTCGAATCGTTGCAAAAGTTCTGTTCATAGTACCATTGATCTTAGCAATGGTTGCAATATTG GTTATTTATATATTGACGTTTAAATTATTTCGGAAAGTCCAAAAAAGTGGCGGAGTATTTTCAACGAAGCAGCACGAGGCTGTAACAGATGTACGCAACAAAGGACTGATGTATTCTGCAGTTTTTACATTCTGTTGGATACCAG CGTTAGTTCTTGGTGTGATATCATTGAGCGATCATGTTGAagttcaaaatatatattggCTCGTAATTGTTCAG TGCCTTACAGCAACTCTTCAGGGTTTCCTGAATTGCGTTATCTATGGTTGGAATCGACGCAACTTTAGAGCAGTGAAATCTCGTAAAGACTCATACATAAGTGTTAAGTATTCAACGCGAAATAATAATTCTTATGGGTCGCTTCAGGATGCCTCGGACCCGACATGA